The proteins below come from a single Corylus avellana chromosome ca3, CavTom2PMs-1.0 genomic window:
- the LOC132175044 gene encoding protein NLP6-like encodes MPELEDPKSTGPTVGVEEEVEEEKGERVEALIMDFDVLDDSWSLDQILLLADNNSHNPMSPLYVSPSDQHFSPPWAFVDGTDDAAHTASAPPDSSPLLSCTPKPVTARPMDNGNNRRVPSPLMGLKPLDDLDGSCVIKERMTQALRYYIDLTENNVLAQVWAPIKNGSRNVLTTSGQPFVFGPHSNGLHQFRMISLGYNFSVDEENEEVLGLPGRVFRQRVPEWTPNVQYYSSREYPRRNHAQNYNVHGSLALPVFEPSGQSCVGVLELIMTSPKINYAPEVDKVCKALEAVNLKSSETLGHPNIQICNEGRQNALAEILGILTVVCETHKLPLAQTWVPCRHRSVLAHGGGLKKSCTSFDGGCMGQVCMSTTDVALYVVDAHMCGFREACVEHHLQKDQGVAGRAFSSHSLCFCENITLFCKTEYPLVHYARMFGLASCFAICLRSTHTGDDDYILEFFLPPSITDFYEQQILLGSILATMKQHFQSLKVASGIELEEEVFVEIIQVSINESVDSRFESLQIPLSMKSPPRPYGLLIKGDMVQLESSKQQLMSHFDDINDKGTIANNGGISVDHFSSLENKEIRKIPERKRGKTEKSISLEVLQQYFAGSLKDAAKSLGVCPTTMKRICRQHGISRWPSRKINKVNRSLSKLKRVIESVQGAEGAFSLNSLASSPLPVALDSQPSSLNRYYPQTSPSLKLSEPQKKNESAPGRTFKNNDQSGLQDQLQERRKLSPENLICDHSSSPPEVGKGSNRSKTRSGSCEESAGTPTSHGSCQGSPPNESTPAKHPYISSTINEQCDKVGGSPDLAYQPPGALNISATYSIPDALLMTEPQETFGGMLVEDAGSSKDLRNLCPSVADAMLDEQVPAEFCWIDPPCPSIAPSQSMAALAHTKPHVTATKEMNSVTIKATFREDIIIRFRLVLSSGILELKEEVAKRLKLEMGTFDIKYLDDDNEWVLIACDADLQECIDISRSSTASNIIRLLVHDLTANLGSSCESSG; translated from the exons GTACTCCCAAACCAGTAACTGCAAGGCCAATGGATAATGGAAATAATAGAAGAGTTCCATCTCCACTTATGGGACTCAAGCCCCTGGATGATTTAGATGGGTCTTGTGTAATCAAGGAGAGGATGACACAAGCACTTCGGTACTACATAGATTTGACGGAAAACAATGTTCTAGCTCAGGTTTGGGCACCCATAAAGAATGGGAGCCGGAATGTGCTCACAACTTCAGGGcaaccttttgtttttggtccaCATAGCAATGGACTTCATCAGTTTAGGATGATCTCTCTGGGGTATAATTTTTCTGTGGATGAGGAGAATGAAGAAGTGCTTGGGCTTCCTGGCCGTGTTTTCCGGCAAAGGGTGCCAGAATGGACTCCAAATGTGCAGTATTACTCCAGCAGAGAGTACCCACGTCGTAATCATGCCCAGAATTACAATGTTCATGGAAGCTTGGCATTGCCTGTCTTTGAGCCTTCTGGCCAGTCCTGTGTTGGTGTACTTGAGCTCATCATGACTTCACCGAAGATCAACTATGCACCTGAGGTTGATAAAGTCTGCAAAGCACTTGAG GCCGTAAATCTGAAAAGTTCCGAGACATTGGGTCATCCAAACATACAG ATTTGCAATGAAGGTCGCCAGAATGCGCTGGCTGAAATTTTGGGAATATTGACGGTGGTGTGCGAAACTCACAAATTACCTTTGGCTCAGACTTGGGTTCCATGCAGGCATCGTAGTGTTCTGGCCCATGGTGGTGGTCTCAAGAAGAGCTGTACTAGCTTTGATGGTGGTTGCATGGGACAAGTCTGCATGTCCACAACTGATGTGGCCCTCTATGTTGTAGATGCTCACATGTGTGGTTTCCGGGAGGCTTGTGTTGAGCATCACTTGCAAAAGGATCAGGGGGTTGCTGGGAGAGCATTTTCGTCCCATAGCTTATGCTTCTGTGAAAACATTACCCTATTCTGCAAAACTGAGTACCCCTTAGTACACTATGCTCGCATGTTTGGTTTAGCCAGCTGTTTTGCCATCTGCTTAAGGAGCACTCATACCGGAGATGATGATTACATTCTGGAATTTTTTCTGCCCCCAAGTATTACAGACTTCTATGAACAACAGATTTTATTGGGCTCAATATTGGCAACGATGAAGCAGCATTTCCAGAGTCTTAAGGTTGCTTCTGGTATTGAACTTGAAGAGGAAGTATTTGTCGAAATCATTCAAGTTTCTATAAATGAGAGTGTTGATTCAAGATTTGAATCTTTACAAATACCGTTATCTATGAAATCACCACCCAGGCCTTATGGCTTACTGATTAAGGGAGATATGGTGCAGTTAGAATCATCAAAACAGCAATTAATGTCGCACTTCGATGACATAAATGATAAAGGCACCATTGCAAATAATGGAGGCATAAGCGTCgatcacttttcttctttagaAAATAAGGAGATCAGAAAGATACCAGAGAGAAAGCGTGGAAAAACTGAGAAATCAATTAGTCTAGAAGTTCTCCAACAATATTTTGCTGGTAGTCTTAAGGATGCAGCAAAGAGCCTTGGTG TTTGCCCTACTACAATGAAGCGTATCTGTCGCCAGCATGGGATCTCCCGATGGCCATCTCGCAAGATCAACAAGGTCAACCGTTCCCTCTCTAAGCTAAAGCGTGTAATCGAGTCTGTTCAAGGTGCTGAAGGAGCATTTAGTTTAAATTCTCTCGCCTCGAGTCCTCTTCCTGTTGCTCTTGACTCACAGCCTTCCAGTTTGAATAGGTACTATCCACAAACATCACCATCCCTTAAACTCTCTGAACCTCAGAAAAAGAATGAATCTGCCCCAGGTAGAACATTCAAAAACAATGATCAGTCTGGGCTGCAAGATCAATTGCAAGAACGAAGAAAGTTAAGTCCAGAGAACCTTATTTGTGATCATAGTAGTTCTCCACCAGAGGTTGGTAAAGGCTCAAACCGGTCCAAAACTCGGAGCGGCTCATGTGAAGAGAGTGCTGGGACCCCTACTTCGCATGGTTCATGTCAAGGCAGTCCCCCGAATGAAAGCACACCAGCAAAGCATCCATATATTTCCTCCACCATCAACGAGCAATGTGATAAAGTAGGTGGCTCCCCGGATTTGGCATATCAACCCCCAGGGGCACTCAATATATCAGCTACATACTCAATACCTGATGCTCTTTTGATGACAGAACCTCAAGAAACATTTGGAGGAATGCTAGTTGAGGATGCTGGAAGTTCAAAAGATTTGAGAAATCTGTGTCCTTCTGTAGCAGATGCTATGTTGGATGAGCAGGTCCCCGCAGAGTTTTGTTGGATTGACCCTCCATGTCCCAGTATAGCTCCTAGCCAATCTATGGCTGCTCTTGCTCACACCAAGCCACATGTTACAGCTACAAAAGAGATGAACAGTGTCACGATAAAGGCAACATTTAGAGAAGATATAATTATCAGGTTTCGGCTCGTTTTGAGTTCAGGTATTTTGGAGCTGAAAGAAGAAGTGGCAAAGAGGTTGAAACTCGAGATGGGAACATTTGATATCAAGTATCTGGATGATGATAATGAGTGGGTATTAATAGCCTGCGATGCAGACCTGCAGGAGTGCATAGATATTTCAAGATCGTCGACGGCCAGCAATATCATCAGGCTATTGGTTCATGATCTAACTGCTAATCTGGGGAGCTCCTGCGAGAGCTCTGGGTAG
- the LOC132175853 gene encoding protein NLP6-like has protein sequence MPELEDPKSTGPTVGVEEEVEEEKGERVEALIMDFDVLDDSWSLDQILLLADNNSHNPMSPLYVSPSDQHFSPPWAFVDGTDDAAHTASAPPDSSPLLSCTPKPVTARPMDNGNNRRVPSPLMGLKPLDDLDGSCVIKERMTQALRYYIDLTENNVLAQVWAPIKNGSRNVLTTSGQPFVFGPHSNGLHQFRMISLGYNFSVDEENEEVLGLPGRVFRQRVPEWTPNVQYYSSREYPRRNHAQNYNVHGSLALPVFEPSGQSCVGVLELIMTSPKINYAPEVDKVCKALEAVNLKSSETLGHPNIQICNEGRQNALAEILGILTVVCETHKLPLAQTWVPCRHRSVLAHGGGLKKSCTSFDGGCMGQVCMSTTDVALYVVDAHMCGFREACVEHHLQKDQGVAGRAFSSHSLCFCENITLFCKTEYPLVHYARMFGLASCFAICLRSTHTGDDDYILEFFLPPSITDFYEQQILLGSILATMKQHFQSLKVASGIELEEEVFVEIIQVSINESVDSRFESLQIPLSMKSPPRPYGLLIKGDMVQLESSKQQLMSHFDDINDKGTIANNGGISVDHFSSLENKEIRKIPERKRGKTEKSISLEVLQQYFAGSLKDAAKSLGVCPTTMKRICRQHGISRWPSRKINKVNRSLSKLKRVIESVQGAEGAFNLNSLASSPLPVAVDSLPSSLNRYYPQTSPSLKLSEPQKKNESAPGRTLKNNDQSGLQDQLQERRKSSPENLICDHSSSPPEVGKGSNRSKTRSGSCDESTGTPTSHGSCQGSPPNESTPAKHPYISSTINEQCDKVGGSPDLAYQPPGALNISATYSIPDALLMTEPQETFGGMLVEDAGSSKDLRNLCPSVADAMLDEQVPAEFCWIDPPCPSIAPSQSMAALAHAKPHVTATKEMNSVTIKATFREDIIIRFRLALSSGILELKEEVAKRLKLEMGTFDIKYLDDDNEWVVIACDADLQECIDISRSSTASNIIRLLVHDLTANLGSSCESSG, from the exons ATGCCCGAACTGGAGGACCCGAAGTCAACGGGACCAACTGTAGGGGTGGAGGAGGAAGTGGAAGAGGAAAAGGGGGAGAGAGTAGAGGCGTTAATCATGGACTTCGATGTTCTCGATGACTCCTGGTCGTTGGATCAGATCCTCTTGCTCGCCGACAACAATAGCCACAACCCCATGTCACCGCTCTACGTCTCGCCCTCCGACCAGCACTTCTCTCCTCCCTGGGCGTTCGTAGATGGAACCGACGACGCAGCGCATACCGCCTCTGCTCCCCCGGACTCCTCTCCATTGCTCTCCT GTACTCCCAAACCAGTAACTGCAAGGCCAATGGATAATGGAAATAATAGAAGAGTTCCATCTCCACTTATGGGACTCAAGCCCCTGGATGATTTAGATGGGTCTTGTGTAATCAAGGAGAGGATGACACAAGCACTTCGGTACTACATAGATTTGACGGAAAACAATGTTCTAGCTCAGGTTTGGGCACCCATAAAGAATGGGAGCCGGAATGTGCTCACAACTTCAGGGcaaccttttgtttttggtccaCATAGCAATGGACTTCATCAGTTTAGGATGATCTCTCTGGGGTATAATTTTTCTGTGGATGAGGAGAATGAAGAAGTGCTTGGGCTTCCTGGCCGTGTTTTCCGGCAAAGGGTGCCAGAATGGACTCCAAATGTGCAGTATTACTCCAGCAGAGAGTACCCACGTCGTAATCATGCCCAGAATTACAATGTTCATGGAAGCTTGGCATTGCCTGTCTTTGAGCCTTCTGGCCAGTCCTGTGTTGGTGTACTTGAGCTCATCATGACTTCACCGAAGATCAACTATGCACCTGAGGTTGATAAAGTCTGCAAAGCACTTGAG GCCGTAAATCTGAAAAGTTCCGAGACATTGGGTCATCCAAACATACAG ATTTGCAATGAAGGTCGCCAGAATGCGCTGGCTGAAATTTTGGGAATATTGACGGTGGTGTGCGAAACTCACAAATTACCTTTGGCTCAGACTTGGGTTCCATGCAGGCATCGTAGTGTTCTGGCCCATGGTGGTGGTCTCAAGAAGAGCTGTACTAGCTTTGATGGTGGTTGCATGGGACAAGTCTGCATGTCCACAACTGATGTGGCCCTCTATGTTGTAGATGCTCACATGTGTGGTTTCCGGGAGGCTTGTGTTGAGCATCACTTGCAAAAGGATCAGGGGGTTGCTGGGAGAGCATTTTCGTCCCATAGCTTATGCTTCTGTGAAAACATTACCCTATTCTGCAAAACTGAGTACCCCTTAGTACACTATGCTCGCATGTTTGGTTTAGCCAGCTGTTTTGCCATCTGCTTAAGGAGCACTCATACCGGAGATGATGATTACATTCTGGAATTTTTTCTGCCCCCAAGTATTACAGACTTCTATGAACAACAGATTTTATTGGGCTCAATATTGGCAACGATGAAGCAGCATTTCCAGAGTCTTAAGGTTGCTTCTGGTATTGAACTTGAAGAGGAAGTATTTGTCGAAATCATTCAAGTTTCTATAAATGAGAGTGTTGATTCAAGATTTGAATCTTTACAAATACCGTTATCTATGAAATCACCACCCAGGCCTTATGGCTTACTGATTAAGGGAGATATGGTGCAGTTAGAATCATCAAAACAGCAATTAATGTCGCACTTCGATGACATAAATGATAAAGGCACCATTGCAAATAATGGAGGCATAAGCGTCgatcacttttcttctttagaAAATAAGGAGATCAGAAAGATACCAGAGAGAAAGCGTGGAAAAACTGAGAAATCAATTAGTCTAGAAGTTCTCCAACAATATTTTGCTGGTAGTCTTAAGGATGCAGCAAAGAGCCTTGGTG TTTGCCCTACTACAATGAAGCGTATCTGTCGCCAGCATGGGATCTCCCGATGGCCATCTCGCAAGATCAACAAGGTCAACCGTTCCCTCTCTAAGCTAAAGCGTGTAATCGAGTCTGTTCAAGGTGCTGAAGGagcatttaatttaaattctCTCGCCTCGAGTCCTCTTCCTGTTGCTGTTGACTCACTGCCTTCCAGTTTGAATAGGTACTATCCACAAACATCACCATCCCTTAAACTCTCTGAACCTCAGAAAAAGAATGAATCTGCCCCAGGTAGAACACTCAAAAACAATGATCAGTCTGGGCTGCAAGATCAATTGCAAGAACGAAGAAAGTCAAGTCCAGAGAACCTTATTTGTGATCATAGTAGTTCTCCACCAGAGGTTGGTAAAGGCTCAAACCGGTCCAAAACTCGGAGCGGCTCATGTGACGAGAGCACTGGGACCCCTACTTCGCATGGTTCATGTCAAGGCAGTCCCCCGAATGAAAGCACACCAGCAAAGCATCCATATATTTCCTCCACCATCAACGAGCAATGTGATAAAGTAGGTGGCTCCCCGGATTTGGCATATCAACCCCCAGGGGCACTCAATATATCAGCTACATACTCAATACCTGATGCTCTTTTGATGACAGAACCTCAAGAAACATTTGGAGGAATGCTAGTTGAGGATGCTGGAAGTTCAAAAGATTTGAGAAATCTGTGTCCTTCTGTAGCAGATGCTATGTTGGATGAGCAGGTCCCCGCAGAGTTTTGTTGGATTGACCCTCCATGTCCCAGTATAGCTCCTAGCCAATCTATGGCTGCTCTTGCTCACGCCAAGCCACATGTTACAGCTACGAAAGAGATGAACAGTGTCACGATAAAGGCAACATTTAGAGAAGATATAATTATCAGGTTTCGGCTCGCTTTGAGTTCAGGTATTTTGGAGCTGAAAGAAGAAGTGGCAAAGAGGTTGAAACTCGAGATGGGAACATTTGATATCAAGTATCTGGATGATGATAATGAGTGGGTAGTAATAGCCTGCGATGCAGACCTGCAGGAGTGCATAGATATTTCAAGATCGTCGACCGCCAGCAATATCATCAGGCTATTGGTTCATGATCTAACCGCTAATCTGGGGAGCTCCTGCGAGAGCTCTGGGTAG
- the LOC132174407 gene encoding bidirectional sugar transporter SWEET4-like gives FSNGKMRLGVLLGLLVELIFTGVLTTLVLTLTHSHKERSLIVGIICILFNVMMYASPLVVMKLVLTTRSVEYMPFSLSFISFVNGLIWSTYGLIQFDPFVLAPNVVGTMFGLAQLILYATFYTSTKRQIAERKDKAGQVDLLELVVDGEDTKKVGSAS, from the exons TTCTCCAATGGGAAAATGAGGCTCGGAGTTTTGCTAGGCCTACTTGTTGAATTGATATTCACCGGCGTTCTCACAACTTTGGTTTTAACCCTAACCCATTCGCATAAGGAGCGGTCTTTGATTGTAGGCATCATATGCATTTTGTTCAACGTCATGATGTATGCTTCCCCATTGGTTGTAATG AAATTGGTGCTTACCACAAGAAGTGTGGAGTATATGCCTTTTTCCCTCTCCTTCATTTCCTTTGTCAATGGTCTTATCTGGAGTACTTATGGTCTTATTCAATTTGACCCCTTCGTCCTT GCACCCAATGTGGTGGGAACAATGTTTGGGCTGGCCCAATTGATTCTCTATGCCACTTTCTACACATCAACAAAGCGACAGATTGCAGAAAGGAAGGACAAAGCTGGCCAGGTGGATCTGTTAGAGCTGGTTGTGGATGGAGAAGACACTAAGAAGGTTGGCAGTGCATCTTAG